A DNA window from Ficedula albicollis isolate OC2 chromosome 1, FicAlb1.5, whole genome shotgun sequence contains the following coding sequences:
- the SCAF4 gene encoding splicing factor, arginine/serine-rich 15 — GGGGGGPSGRDRRDWGRRSPERDRHRDSEDRNRRSSGHRDRERDSRDRESRRDKEESRGKEKPEVTDRAEGDKNHEPHGSKTEGAELVSELAAGDAEPAGAKPAPESVPEATSSLEQADKDTGSAAEAPR; from the coding sequence ggggggggggggggggggccgagcGGCCGCGACAGGCGAGACTGGGGACGCCGCAGCCCCGAGCGCGACAGGCACAGGGACTCGGAGGACAGGAACAGGCGCTCCAGCGGCCACCGAGACAGGGAGAGGGATTCCAGGGATCGGGAGTCTCGTAGAGACAAGGAAGAATCGCGCGGCAAGGAAAAGCCGGAGGTGACAGACAGGGCGGAGGGCGACAAAAACCACGAGCCCCACGGCAGCAAAACGGAGGGCGCGGAACTCGTTTCAGAACTGGCTGCGGGAGACGCCGAGCCCGCGGGCGCGAAACCCGCGCCAGAGTCGGTGCCCGAGGCTACCTCATCCCTGGAACAGGCGGACAAGGACACGGGCTCGGCGGCCGAGGCGCCGCGCTAG